From a region of the Sporosarcina ureilytica genome:
- a CDS encoding YitT family protein: MAFLKKGIIILIGCTFIAIGINGFLVPFGLLEGGALGISLIFHYVMGVKVGLTFLLISIPIFILAWFFYRSFFYNGLHGMLLSSIIIDVFADILGGQLVTYPLTSAAYGGIMIGIGAGIMLRSDISIGGTDLLAQMLARKLNVNSGVVIFCFDIVIVTAGSFIIHSAHLLLSFVTVFSIGVTTSLIVLTRKQKQGRYSRNSKYSKLDVS; this comes from the coding sequence ATGGCGTTTTTAAAAAAAGGAATTATCATCTTGATTGGCTGCACGTTTATCGCAATTGGGATTAATGGATTTCTGGTTCCATTTGGTTTATTGGAGGGCGGGGCTTTAGGTATTAGTTTAATTTTTCACTATGTCATGGGTGTTAAAGTGGGGCTTACATTTTTACTCATTAGCATTCCGATTTTTATATTAGCTTGGTTTTTTTATCGTTCATTTTTTTATAATGGGCTTCATGGTATGCTATTGTCATCCATCATTATCGATGTATTTGCTGATATATTAGGAGGACAATTGGTCACTTATCCACTAACGAGCGCAGCATATGGGGGAATTATGATTGGCATTGGGGCAGGCATCATGTTGCGTTCAGATATTAGTATAGGCGGTACTGATTTATTAGCACAAATGTTAGCTCGGAAATTAAATGTCAATTCAGGAGTTGTGATTTTTTGTTTTGATATTGTTATAGTGACGGCCGGAAGTTTTATCATTCATTCTGCACATTTGCTATTATCATTTGTAACCGTCTTTTCAATCGGTGTAACAACAAGTTTAATAGTCTTAACACGAAAACAGAAACAAGGGAGATATTCACGTAATTCGAAGTACTCAAAACTTGATGTCTCTTAA
- a CDS encoding histidine phosphatase family protein translates to MTTIGFIRHGITEWNKEGRIQGSIDIPLCEEGIQMSKDLSKRLGFKKWHAIYTSPLKRAKMTATIIASELQLPHVIEDSRIREIHEGNIEGTTEEDRIKKWGKSWSTFALGTENEKDVIARGLSFIEAIKKNYPNENVLVISHGSFIKKMLQRLVPYEKFDEEPGNTSISIVTLKEVNHCSVYNCMKHHKK, encoded by the coding sequence TTGACGACGATAGGTTTTATTCGACACGGAATAACTGAATGGAATAAAGAAGGAAGGATACAAGGAAGTATCGATATTCCATTATGTGAAGAGGGCATTCAGATGTCTAAAGATCTTAGCAAACGACTAGGATTTAAAAAGTGGCATGCCATTTATACAAGCCCCCTGAAGCGCGCTAAAATGACGGCAACCATTATCGCTTCAGAATTACAATTGCCTCATGTCATTGAGGATAGCCGCATACGAGAGATCCATGAAGGCAATATTGAAGGAACAACAGAAGAGGACCGTATTAAGAAGTGGGGGAAATCATGGAGCACGTTTGCACTGGGGACTGAAAATGAAAAAGATGTTATAGCTAGAGGTCTCTCTTTTATAGAAGCTATCAAGAAAAACTACCCGAATGAGAATGTACTCGTTATCAGTCATGGCAGCTTTATTAAAAAGATGCTTCAACGCTTAGTCCCGTACGAAAAATTTGATGAAGAACCTGGAAATACATCTATAAGTATTGTGACATTAAAAGAAGTCAATCATTGTAGTGTGTATAATTGTATGAAGCATCATAAAAAATAA
- a CDS encoding nitroreductase family protein: MNVHEAIQTRRSKALIEDKAVPKELIEKIIEAGTYAPNHHRTEPWRFFVLTGEGRNKLGEVFGEIIAERQDDPDSEESKKKIERVKNNPLRSPVMIAVGVEPCDRKNVILKEEFAAVNAAVQNMLLTAHALGLGAIWRTGSICYDPRVTKFFGLSEQGEMTAFIYLGYSDMEPAPFKKTDAKELTTWINK; encoded by the coding sequence TTGAACGTACATGAAGCAATTCAGACGCGAAGAAGTAAAGCGCTTATTGAAGATAAGGCTGTACCGAAAGAATTAATCGAAAAAATTATTGAAGCCGGCACTTATGCACCAAACCATCATAGAACTGAGCCTTGGCGCTTTTTTGTATTAACTGGTGAAGGCCGTAATAAACTGGGAGAAGTTTTTGGCGAGATTATAGCCGAGAGACAAGACGATCCAGATTCAGAAGAAAGTAAGAAAAAAATCGAACGCGTTAAAAACAATCCACTTCGCTCCCCTGTTATGATTGCAGTTGGTGTAGAACCATGTGATCGGAAAAACGTTATTTTAAAAGAAGAATTTGCTGCGGTAAATGCGGCCGTTCAAAATATGTTATTAACCGCACATGCACTCGGGCTTGGCGCAATTTGGCGTACAGGTTCAATTTGTTATGATCCAAGAGTAACTAAGTTTTTCGGTCTATCTGAACAAGGTGAAATGACAGCATTCATTTATCTTGGCTACTCAGATATGGAACCGGCACCTTTCAAAAAAACTGATGCAAAAGAACTGACTACTTGGATTAACAAATAA
- a CDS encoding MFS transporter, translating to MATKSSPFTGNPVYPVMFAIGGVHLLNDSLQAVIPAMFPILEDSMGLTFTQLGLIAFALNMVASVLQPVVGYFSDRKPMPYALPIGMTFSLVGIAGLAFAPQYWMILVFVICLGLGSAVFHPEGSRVSFMSAGSKRGLSQSIYQVGGNSGQALAPLISAYILVPFGQKGAAFFIFVAALAIFILMKISAWYKEQLIQEKKNNRKKVLLSSIGNLTKKQIGVALGLLLVIIFARSFYVISITNFYIFHLMESYGLSISKGQLCIFLFLALGAAGTFFGGPMADKIGRKNVIVLSLALPIPLCALLPYMPLWAVIVLLGAIGFIIMLSFSVTVVYAQELVPSKIGTMAGLTVGLAFGMGAIGSVVIGILMDSIGIYQTMIVISLLPIIGLVGLWLPRDQKIVAA from the coding sequence ATGGCTACAAAAAGTTCACCATTTACAGGGAATCCAGTCTACCCAGTTATGTTTGCAATTGGTGGTGTTCATTTATTAAATGATTCTTTACAGGCGGTTATTCCTGCAATGTTTCCAATATTGGAAGATAGCATGGGACTGACGTTTACGCAATTAGGACTAATTGCTTTTGCTTTAAATATGGTTGCTTCAGTTTTGCAACCTGTTGTTGGGTATTTTAGTGATCGCAAGCCGATGCCTTATGCATTACCCATCGGAATGACCTTTTCATTGGTTGGTATCGCAGGACTCGCATTTGCCCCGCAGTATTGGATGATATTAGTATTTGTTATTTGCTTAGGATTAGGGTCAGCAGTTTTTCATCCCGAAGGATCCCGGGTATCATTTATGTCTGCCGGTTCCAAAAGAGGTTTGTCTCAATCGATATACCAAGTAGGGGGAAATTCGGGGCAGGCACTAGCTCCGCTCATTAGTGCATACATATTAGTTCCATTCGGACAAAAAGGTGCGGCTTTTTTTATTTTTGTTGCAGCTTTGGCGATATTTATATTGATGAAAATCTCGGCATGGTATAAGGAACAGCTTATTCAAGAAAAGAAGAATAACCGAAAAAAAGTCCTTTTATCATCGATAGGTAATTTAACAAAAAAGCAGATCGGTGTTGCACTCGGACTATTACTCGTGATTATTTTCGCACGATCCTTCTATGTCATTAGTATTACGAACTTTTATATCTTTCATTTAATGGAATCTTACGGGTTATCCATTTCTAAAGGACAATTATGTATCTTTTTATTTTTAGCACTTGGTGCGGCAGGGACGTTTTTCGGAGGTCCTATGGCGGATAAGATTGGCAGGAAAAATGTCATTGTTCTTTCGCTAGCATTGCCTATTCCGCTTTGTGCTTTATTGCCATACATGCCACTTTGGGCGGTGATTGTATTATTAGGTGCGATTGGATTTATTATTATGCTTAGTTTCTCAGTAACGGTTGTTTATGCACAGGAACTTGTCCCGAGTAAAATTGGCACGATGGCAGGTCTGACGGTTGGGCTAGCATTTGGCATGGGCGCAATTGGTTCTGTAGTTATTGGTATCTTAATGGATTCTATCGGGATTTATCAGACGATGATTGTCATTTCATTGTTACCGATTATTGGGTTAGTCGGTTTGTGGTTGCCGCGTGATCAGAAGATTGTGGCTGCATAA
- a CDS encoding MFS transporter — translation MNKERIWTKAFLSLFITNIAVFIVFYGLVTALPLYAIGVLNRTDEDAGLLMSIFLLSAIFVRPFTGKVLEVVGKRKMLWISLFFYFFCTVLYYFVQPFGMLLALRFMQGIWFSVITTAAVAIAADIVPLARRGAGLGYFNMSTNLAVVLGPLIALSIIQTYSFDVLFIILSVLMLIGGLFSLAVQRDTNPQLSRVKLTITFGDLFEKSAMPVALLGLFIAFSYASVLAYLSIYAQEKNVLALASTFFIVFAVVMLVTRPFTGRLFDEKGSHYVLIPGFISFVLGLVLLGYMTGPIQFIISGGLIGFGYGALVPSLQTLAVQATSHKRSGYATATFFTFFDGGIAIGSYVLGLVAISFGYKSVYLLASLLVFVVFLYYLLIRLKKNRKAQV, via the coding sequence ATGAATAAAGAACGCATTTGGACAAAAGCTTTTCTAAGTTTATTTATAACAAATATCGCCGTATTTATCGTTTTTTACGGTCTTGTTACGGCGTTGCCACTGTATGCAATCGGCGTCTTAAATCGTACTGATGAAGATGCCGGTCTACTGATGAGTATCTTCTTATTATCTGCAATTTTCGTTCGCCCATTTACTGGGAAGGTGTTAGAAGTTGTTGGAAAGCGAAAAATGTTGTGGATAAGTTTGTTCTTCTATTTTTTTTGTACAGTCCTTTATTATTTTGTACAACCATTTGGGATGTTATTGGCCTTGCGTTTTATGCAGGGGATTTGGTTTAGTGTCATAACAACTGCCGCCGTAGCAATTGCAGCGGATATTGTTCCGCTAGCTAGGAGGGGAGCAGGACTTGGTTACTTTAATATGTCAACCAATTTAGCAGTCGTTCTTGGTCCACTCATCGCCTTATCTATTATTCAGACGTATTCATTTGATGTGTTGTTTATTATTTTAAGTGTGCTCATGCTAATAGGCGGGTTATTCTCACTTGCTGTCCAGCGTGATACTAATCCGCAACTAAGTAGGGTAAAGCTTACAATTACATTCGGAGATTTGTTTGAGAAAAGCGCGATGCCCGTCGCACTTTTAGGCCTTTTTATCGCTTTTTCTTATGCAAGTGTCTTGGCTTATTTATCAATCTATGCACAAGAAAAGAATGTGCTAGCGCTGGCAAGTACGTTTTTTATTGTTTTTGCAGTCGTTATGTTAGTCACGCGTCCATTTACAGGAAGGTTGTTTGACGAAAAAGGCTCGCATTATGTATTGATTCCCGGGTTTATTTCATTTGTTTTAGGACTTGTTCTATTAGGTTATATGACGGGCCCTATTCAGTTTATAATCTCTGGCGGATTAATTGGATTTGGCTACGGCGCATTAGTACCAAGTTTACAAACGTTAGCTGTGCAAGCGACTAGTCATAAAAGAAGCGGATATGCAACCGCTACTTTCTTTACATTTTTTGACGGTGGAATTGCAATCGGTTCCTACGTATTAGGCCTTGTTGCAATTTCATTTGGTTATAAAAGTGTTTATTTATTAGCATCGCTTCTTGTTTTTGTAGTTTTTCTTTACTATTTACTCATTCGACTAAAGAAGAATCGCAAAGCACAAGTCTGA
- a CDS encoding protein-tyrosine phosphatase family protein: MTNNKYEELVPGRIFIGGIDAIDDLLQKEKIDVIYDLRAEVKGPLASEISVHTPIVDEAENQDESIKVAVKSVMDAYESGQNVYFHCNTGRGRAGTIAAATLLELNLAHSVEEAEQKATDIRSQIKIRPQFKDALKRIYE, from the coding sequence TTGACTAACAATAAATACGAAGAACTTGTACCTGGAAGAATTTTCATAGGCGGAATTGATGCAATCGATGACCTATTACAAAAGGAAAAAATAGACGTGATATACGACTTGCGCGCAGAAGTGAAAGGGCCATTGGCAAGTGAAATAAGTGTTCACACACCCATTGTGGATGAAGCCGAGAATCAGGACGAGTCCATTAAAGTAGCGGTAAAATCTGTGATGGACGCATACGAATCAGGACAAAATGTATATTTCCATTGCAATACTGGACGTGGTCGCGCTGGAACGATTGCCGCAGCAACACTACTTGAACTAAATCTCGCTCATTCCGTAGAGGAAGCTGAGCAAAAAGCAACAGACATCCGTTCTCAAATTAAAATCCGCCCACAATTTAAAGACGCTTTAAAACGAATTTATGAGTAG
- a CDS encoding NAD-dependent deacylase, with protein sequence MLANLLKESMYTVIYTGAGMSTESGLPDFRSAQTGLWEQEDPTRVASTEALNRDVEKFFQFYRQRVLGVKDCQPHAGYDILSKWEKNGTIQSVITQNVDGFHTESGSESVLELHGTLQKVHCQTCKKEYDSSMYEKESFYCDCGGKLRPSVILFGEALPEGPFMKAAEESEKADLFIVLGSSLTVTPANQFPLIAKESGAKLVIVNLEPTHFDHHADLVIHDKKIGELLAEVDGLL encoded by the coding sequence TTGTTAGCAAATTTATTGAAAGAATCAATGTACACGGTTATTTATACTGGTGCAGGAATGTCTACTGAAAGTGGCTTGCCGGATTTTCGTTCAGCCCAAACAGGCCTTTGGGAACAAGAAGATCCGACACGTGTTGCAAGTACAGAAGCTTTAAATCGAGACGTTGAGAAGTTCTTTCAATTTTACAGACAGCGTGTGCTAGGCGTTAAAGACTGCCAACCACATGCCGGCTATGACATTTTATCAAAGTGGGAGAAAAATGGAACAATCCAATCAGTGATTACTCAAAATGTGGATGGTTTTCATACAGAATCAGGTTCAGAAAGTGTACTAGAATTACATGGGACATTGCAAAAGGTGCATTGTCAAACTTGTAAAAAAGAATATGATAGTTCAATGTATGAAAAGGAAAGTTTTTATTGTGATTGTGGAGGTAAGTTAAGGCCTTCCGTCATTTTATTTGGAGAAGCATTACCAGAAGGTCCTTTTATGAAAGCTGCCGAAGAAAGTGAAAAAGCTGATTTGTTTATCGTACTTGGTTCATCTTTAACTGTAACACCTGCCAACCAATTTCCATTAATTGCAAAAGAATCAGGTGCGAAGCTTGTGATTGTGAATCTAGAACCGACTCATTTTGATCATCATGCGGACCTTGTTATTCATGATAAGAAGATTGGAGAATTATTAGCTGAGGTTGATGGTCTACTGTAA
- a CDS encoding DUF3298 and DUF4163 domain-containing protein, whose product MDFPVSIRTEKLPNTPPHVNVYYPLVYNLENQQAQQAINRAIITLLNKLLVEQNYYEPSLVELLANFEIKNNQRGILSLNLIVYSFTGGAHGMTIVKSLTFDTKTGKQYSLKELFKPNSNYVDKLSTIIDRDIIKWQVDLLEPFKSIRPDQDFYIADTSLVVYFQLYEITPYYWGFPYFPIPILDVKDIIQPNAPLDTMMAFT is encoded by the coding sequence ATGGATTTTCCCGTTTCGATTCGTACGGAAAAATTGCCGAATACGCCTCCTCACGTCAATGTCTATTATCCACTTGTCTATAATTTGGAAAATCAACAAGCCCAACAAGCGATTAATAGAGCCATTATAACCTTATTAAACAAGTTGCTTGTAGAACAAAATTATTATGAACCGAGCCTTGTGGAACTCCTCGCAAATTTTGAAATAAAAAACAATCAAAGAGGGATTTTAAGTTTAAATTTGATTGTCTATTCTTTCACAGGCGGCGCTCATGGGATGACGATTGTAAAATCACTCACGTTTGATACGAAAACTGGTAAACAGTACTCACTAAAAGAACTTTTCAAACCGAATAGTAATTATGTAGATAAACTATCCACAATCATAGATAGAGATATAATAAAATGGCAGGTCGATTTATTAGAACCTTTTAAAAGCATACGGCCTGACCAAGATTTCTATATCGCCGATACTTCACTTGTCGTGTATTTTCAATTATATGAGATTACCCCTTATTATTGGGGATTCCCTTACTTTCCAATCCCAATTTTAGATGTGAAAGATATAATCCAACCGAATGCACCATTAGATACGATGATGGCATTCACATAA
- a CDS encoding YkvA family protein produces the protein MKKDSWNKYKENHVTDEKFWNKLVKFGKQIGEKTVYYSLLLYYTAKSPTVPKSSKMIIVGALSYLIFPVDAIPDFIPVVGLADDSAVIAAAVYKVFQHIDDHIKNQAKEKLASVFGDTSDS, from the coding sequence ATGAAAAAGGATTCGTGGAATAAATATAAAGAAAATCATGTAACAGATGAAAAGTTTTGGAATAAATTAGTGAAGTTTGGTAAGCAAATAGGGGAGAAGACAGTCTATTACAGCTTACTTCTATATTACACTGCCAAGAGCCCAACAGTCCCTAAATCTTCAAAAATGATTATTGTCGGAGCGCTTAGTTATTTAATTTTTCCAGTAGATGCCATACCTGACTTTATCCCAGTTGTCGGACTTGCCGATGATAGTGCGGTCATTGCGGCTGCAGTGTATAAGGTATTTCAACATATCGATGATCATATAAAAAATCAGGCGAAAGAAAAATTAGCTAGTGTTTTTGGAGATACTTCGGATAGTTGA
- a CDS encoding SAM hydrolase/SAM-dependent halogenase family protein produces MTKGLLVFQSDFGNSDGAVSAMHGVANSVKLGIPIFEITHQIPQYNLWEASYRLLQAIGYWPEETVFVSIVDPGVGSDRRAVVAKTANNHYIVTPDNGTLTHVHASIGITEIREIDESVNRLPNSGESHTFHGRDIFAYTAARLAADVIQYEEVGPLLSTSEIISLPLKNASIENEIISGNIDILDRPFGNLWTNISRELFRKIAEQHGDSFEVTIITDGRTIYNNIMTYGRSFADLHIGEPLVYVNSLDNIGIAINQGSFADAYRIGTGTNWEVFIRKAPRIIYE; encoded by the coding sequence ATGACAAAAGGATTATTGGTTTTTCAATCAGATTTCGGGAACAGTGATGGTGCGGTAAGTGCCATGCATGGTGTTGCAAACTCAGTAAAATTAGGGATTCCGATTTTTGAAATTACACATCAAATTCCACAATATAATTTATGGGAAGCATCCTATCGCCTTCTTCAAGCAATCGGCTATTGGCCTGAAGAAACTGTATTCGTTTCGATTGTAGACCCTGGAGTTGGGTCGGATCGTCGTGCAGTCGTTGCCAAAACCGCGAATAATCATTATATCGTAACACCAGATAATGGGACGTTAACGCATGTCCATGCATCTATCGGCATTACAGAAATTCGTGAAATTGACGAATCCGTCAACCGACTTCCGAATTCTGGAGAATCACATACTTTCCATGGCCGTGATATTTTTGCTTATACAGCAGCACGTCTTGCAGCTGATGTGATTCAATATGAAGAGGTAGGGCCTTTATTAAGTACGTCAGAGATTATTTCATTGCCACTTAAAAATGCTTCCATCGAAAATGAAATTATTTCGGGGAATATCGATATTTTAGATCGACCATTCGGTAACTTATGGACGAATATTAGTCGAGAGCTTTTTAGAAAAATTGCGGAGCAACATGGGGATTCATTTGAAGTTACCATCATTACAGATGGCAGAACAATTTACAATAACATTATGACATATGGTCGTTCCTTTGCAGATTTGCATATTGGTGAACCACTTGTTTATGTTAACTCTTTAGATAATATCGGAATCGCCATTAACCAAGGTTCTTTCGCAGATGCTTATCGAATTGGAACAGGAACGAATTGGGAAGTTTTCATTCGGAAAGCACCACGTATTATATACGAATAA
- a CDS encoding efflux RND transporter permease subunit — MKSIVNFVMRNKLAVWLLTIIITVAGLYSGTRMKLETIPDITIPVVSVTTIYPGATPDQVADDISEPLEKAVANVNGVSSVSSTSYQNASSLQVEFTFGTDMEKAESEVEEAIKHIQLPENAMDPNVGRISINAFPVIAVSVSDSDASLEELTKKVEDALVPSIESIEGVASASISGQQIEEISLKFDKEKMASLNLDEETVKMIVKGSDIMMPLGLFQFGDVEQSVVVDGNVTTVEDLKEILIPVMPVGLGGQGDMSTQAQMGSADSMPPVGQNMELPTITLGEIADIKLVGKAESISRTNGKEAIAVQIVKAQQANTVDVVNKVKDEMKQFEKENKNVTITTTLDQGEPIEDSVDTMLNKAIFGALFAVIIIMLFLRNFRSTIISIVSIPMSLLIAVIFLNLMDITLNMMTLGAMTVAIGRVIDDSIVVVENIYRRMHLPGEKLTGRALVREATLQMFIPITSSTLVTVAVFLPIGLVGGMVGELFMPFALTIVFALLASLLVAVTIVPMLAHSLFKKQLYTDTGVLKEQKGKMATAYEKMLNWTLNHKIITSVISIALLVGSLFLVPVIGVSFLPDDEQKMMYVTYTPEPGETLDAVNESVKKAEDYLADLKDVDTIQVSVGGENPMEPGASNGALMFVMFDPNTKEFGKVTEKTIEELQALETQGEFKTQDFGMGGSSNAISYYVYGNHIDEIEPIIGDIEKILNEEPDIKDVKTSLAKSYKEYTLVADQEKLTQYGLTTAQIGMELNPMKQREVLTKITNGNHTIDVFVDVEEKEHKTIDELLQETVQSPLGMEIPISEFVEVKEGTTSDTVSRRNGKIFASVSGTITEKDVTKVSMTIQEEIDKLSLTDGVEINTAGVTEDIAEAFTQLGLAILAAIAIVYLILVITFGGGLAPFAVLFSLPFTVIGALVGLLIAGETISVSSMIGVLMLIGIVVTNAIVLIDRVINMEKQGMSTREAILEAGTTRLRPILMTAIATIGALVPLAIGAEGSGLISKGLGVTVIGGLTSSTLLTLIFVPLVYELFSRFRKKKKAYETD, encoded by the coding sequence ATGAAATCAATCGTCAATTTTGTTATGAGAAATAAACTCGCTGTCTGGTTACTAACGATTATTATTACGGTAGCGGGACTCTATTCGGGTACACGTATGAAACTAGAAACAATTCCCGATATTACGATTCCAGTCGTTAGTGTAACGACAATTTATCCAGGGGCTACGCCAGACCAAGTGGCTGATGATATTTCAGAGCCGCTGGAAAAGGCTGTTGCGAATGTCAATGGTGTTTCCTCGGTCAGTTCAACTTCGTACCAAAACGCTTCTTCACTGCAAGTAGAGTTTACTTTTGGAACGGATATGGAGAAAGCTGAAAGTGAAGTAGAAGAAGCAATCAAACATATTCAACTGCCTGAAAATGCGATGGATCCAAATGTAGGAAGAATAAGTATTAACGCATTTCCAGTGATTGCAGTGAGTGTGTCAGATAGTGATGCTAGTTTAGAAGAATTAACGAAAAAAGTAGAAGATGCTTTAGTTCCTAGCATAGAATCTATCGAAGGTGTTGCAAGCGCGTCAATATCTGGACAGCAAATTGAAGAAATCAGCTTAAAGTTTGATAAAGAAAAGATGGCGTCTTTAAATTTGGATGAAGAAACAGTCAAAATGATTGTTAAAGGCTCTGACATTATGATGCCACTCGGTTTATTCCAATTTGGGGACGTAGAACAATCCGTAGTAGTAGATGGTAACGTAACAACTGTTGAAGATTTGAAAGAAATTTTAATTCCAGTTATGCCAGTGGGATTGGGTGGGCAAGGAGACATGTCGACTCAAGCTCAAATGGGATCGGCTGATTCAATGCCGCCAGTTGGTCAAAATATGGAATTACCTACAATTACTTTAGGCGAAATTGCTGATATTAAACTTGTTGGAAAAGCAGAGTCGATTTCTAGAACAAATGGAAAAGAAGCCATTGCTGTTCAAATCGTAAAAGCACAACAAGCAAACACAGTAGATGTTGTTAATAAAGTAAAAGATGAAATGAAGCAATTTGAAAAAGAAAATAAAAATGTAACGATCACAACAACGCTTGACCAAGGTGAACCGATTGAAGATTCCGTTGACACAATGCTTAACAAAGCAATTTTCGGTGCACTCTTTGCGGTTATCATCATTATGCTTTTCTTACGTAATTTCCGTTCAACGATTATTTCAATCGTTTCAATTCCAATGTCACTTTTAATTGCGGTGATATTCCTTAACTTAATGGACATTACGCTTAATATGATGACACTTGGTGCAATGACGGTCGCGATTGGCCGGGTCATTGACGACTCGATTGTCGTTGTTGAAAATATATATCGGCGCATGCACTTGCCAGGTGAAAAACTAACAGGTCGTGCGCTTGTTCGAGAGGCAACATTACAAATGTTCATCCCAATTACATCATCAACACTTGTAACGGTTGCTGTATTCCTGCCAATCGGATTGGTCGGCGGAATGGTTGGCGAATTATTCATGCCATTTGCATTAACGATTGTTTTTGCACTCCTTGCTTCATTGCTCGTTGCGGTTACAATTGTGCCGATGCTTGCACATTCATTATTTAAAAAGCAGTTATATACAGATACTGGTGTATTGAAAGAACAAAAAGGAAAAATGGCAACTGCATATGAGAAAATGTTGAACTGGACATTAAATCATAAAATCATCACTTCAGTCATCTCAATTGCATTGCTCGTCGGTAGTCTATTTTTAGTCCCGGTAATCGGAGTAAGTTTCTTGCCGGACGATGAACAGAAAATGATGTATGTCACGTATACGCCTGAGCCGGGTGAAACATTGGATGCAGTTAATGAAAGCGTCAAAAAAGCTGAAGATTATTTGGCAGATTTAAAAGACGTCGATACGATTCAAGTTTCTGTTGGCGGAGAAAACCCGATGGAGCCTGGTGCTTCTAATGGTGCGCTAATGTTTGTCATGTTCGATCCTAACACGAAAGAATTTGGAAAAGTGACAGAGAAAACAATTGAAGAGCTCCAAGCGCTTGAAACGCAAGGTGAATTTAAGACTCAAGATTTCGGAATGGGCGGATCCAGTAACGCAATTAGTTACTACGTTTACGGAAATCATATAGACGAAATCGAACCGATTATCGGAGATATTGAAAAAATCTTAAATGAAGAACCTGACATTAAAGATGTAAAAACGAGTTTAGCAAAATCTTATAAAGAATATACACTTGTTGCGGATCAAGAAAAACTTACGCAATATGGATTAACGACTGCTCAAATCGGCATGGAATTAAATCCGATGAAACAGCGTGAAGTATTAACGAAAATTACGAATGGCAATCATACGATTGATGTATTTGTAGATGTTGAAGAGAAAGAACATAAAACAATTGATGAACTGCTTCAGGAAACAGTTCAATCACCATTAGGCATGGAAATACCAATCTCTGAATTTGTTGAAGTGAAAGAAGGAACAACTTCTGACACAGTTTCACGCAGAAACGGTAAAATTTTCGCAAGCGTCTCTGGTACAATTACAGAAAAAGACGTCACGAAAGTATCGATGACTATTCAAGAGGAAATCGATAAACTATCATTGACGGATGGTGTGGAGATTAATACAGCAGGTGTTACTGAAGACATTGCAGAAGCGTTTACGCAACTTGGTTTGGCAATTTTAGCTGCAATTGCAATCGTCTACCTTATCTTAGTCATTACATTTGGCGGAGGGCTAGCACCGTTCGCAGTACTATTCTCACTGCCATTCACAGTCATTGGAGCACTTGTTGGCCTGTTAATTGCTGGTGAAACAATTAGTGTATCTTCTATGATTGGTGTACTTATGTTAATCGGTATTGTCGTAACGAACGCGATTGTATTAATCGACCGTGTCATTAACATGGAAAAACAAGGCATGTCAACACGTGAAGCAATTCTTGAAGCAGGAACGACGAGATTACGTCCAATCCTAATGACAGCAATTGCAACAATTGGAGCGCTAGTTCCACTTGCAATCGGTGCGGAAGGTAGCGGACTCATTTCCAAAGGACTAGGGGTCACGGTAATCGGCGGACTAACAAGTTCAACATTACTCACACTTATTTTCGTACCGCTTGTCTATGAATTGTTTAGCAGATTCCGCAAAAAGAAAAAAGCTTATGAGACTGATTGA